Proteins encoded by one window of Desulfotignum phosphitoxidans DSM 13687:
- a CDS encoding coproporphyrinogen-III oxidase family protein yields MLDLKPEEIPSDQELRSKVMNYLEKNSKFRQANKVLFAHPSPFYWREKDIDLNRFIEEREFLRTYKNVDKNTNLYVSIPFCLKTNPSKCGYCLFPSHDFTNYGEVEKYLMSLEKESIIYADKFDNKCNLASVYFGGGTPNILKAKDYPKLIGIVKNIFSDFPEDIEMTLEGIPALFTEKKLKSIRDCGIKRISMGVQQLNDELIKYSGRKQTKRQVLDVIGWCEKIGLELSVDLIYGWPEQNEESLLNDLKVIVDQGVKHITHYELNIAGKYCPSYFAQNLKDKIPSIEDTINLYHSSKNFLLSKGYKQLTSYDFMKDDGNDENFLFEKNVRNVLSYDNERGFVGTDMLGLGFGALNCLTGTFEKPGTIYINHIDLEKYYSCIEKDNLPFMTGYLYEDKDLKLAVLFHMIQSLCIDVKICEKLFNTNVVDDYSHIWKVLTEMGWIKIKDGNIHFINNGEFRTPLIQGLIANERKKEIEVAIS; encoded by the coding sequence ATGCTTGATTTAAAACCAGAGGAAATTCCAAGTGATCAGGAATTGCGTAGCAAAGTTATGAATTACCTCGAAAAAAATTCTAAATTTCGCCAGGCCAACAAGGTTTTGTTTGCTCATCCCTCTCCTTTTTATTGGAGAGAAAAGGATATAGACCTTAACAGGTTCATAGAAGAAAGAGAGTTTTTGAGAACTTATAAAAACGTCGATAAAAATACAAATTTGTATGTTTCAATACCATTTTGTTTGAAAACGAACCCTTCAAAGTGTGGTTATTGTCTATTCCCTTCACATGATTTTACAAATTACGGGGAAGTGGAAAAGTATCTTATGAGCCTTGAAAAGGAATCTATAATATATGCTGATAAATTTGATAATAAATGTAACCTTGCCTCCGTATATTTTGGCGGGGGGACACCAAATATTCTTAAAGCTAAAGATTACCCTAAACTTATTGGTATTGTGAAAAATATTTTTAGTGATTTTCCTGAAGATATTGAAATGACACTCGAAGGGATTCCAGCACTTTTCACTGAGAAAAAGCTGAAAAGTATTAGAGACTGTGGAATCAAAAGAATTAGCATGGGTGTTCAACAACTTAATGACGAACTTATTAAATACAGTGGAAGAAAACAGACAAAGCGCCAGGTTTTAGATGTCATTGGTTGGTGTGAAAAAATCGGGCTGGAGCTTAGTGTTGATTTGATTTATGGATGGCCTGAACAAAACGAAGAATCTCTTTTAAATGACCTTAAGGTAATTGTCGATCAAGGTGTTAAACATATTACCCATTATGAATTAAATATAGCAGGCAAGTATTGCCCAAGCTATTTTGCTCAAAACCTGAAAGATAAAATTCCTTCAATTGAAGATACTATAAATCTTTATCATTCTTCAAAAAACTTCCTTCTTTCAAAAGGCTATAAACAGCTTACAAGCTATGATTTTATGAAAGATGACGGGAATGATGAGAATTTTCTTTTTGAAAAAAATGTACGGAATGTTCTGAGCTATGACAACGAAAGAGGCTTTGTGGGTACAGACATGCTGGGGTTGGGATTTGGTGCTCTCAATTGCTTAACGGGAACTTTTGAAAAACCCGGTACAATTTATATCAACCATATTGACTTGGAAAAATATTATTCATGTATTGAAAAGGATAACCTACCTTTTATGACAGGGTATCTATATGAGGATAAAGATTTGAAGCTTGCTGTCCTCTTTCATATGATTCAATCTCTTTGTATTGATGTTAAAATATGTGAAAAGCTCTTTAATACAAATGTTGTTGATGATTATAGTCATATATGGAAGGTTTTGACGGAAATGGGCTGGATTAAAATTAAAGATG